A window of the Chloroflexota bacterium genome harbors these coding sequences:
- a CDS encoding cupin domain-containing protein has protein sequence MTATAEDLMEAATRPPRNPSPYDQYIESTGVPIYRGYAIEDARTIPVGPWPDRECNAAFAVLAGQRDVSEIRITEIPPGGTTRPVKFALDEIVYVVDGRGLTTIWAGDGPKKSFEWSKRSIFVIPGGCTYQLSNTQGHEPTRLMHYNYLPTAMLLRPEAEFYFESAFVAPERLYSGDAFATAKAIESDDERARSLGRPVWFGNFFPDMAVWDKLDTYQERGAGGFHVTIRFAGSAIPSHMSVFPPGRYKKAHYHGPGTAIIIPAGDGYSVMWPSTGGERIVVPWHEASVFVPPARWYHQHFNVGAIPARYLAFHARQTSGGDPLRRGPSPNIEYADEDPWIRQNFEQELAKRGLRSEMPPECYSDPNYQWSYGDDGD, from the coding sequence ATGACTGCGACAGCAGAAGACCTCATGGAAGCCGCGACGCGACCGCCTCGCAACCCGTCTCCCTACGACCAGTACATCGAATCCACGGGGGTTCCAATTTACCGGGGGTACGCGATCGAAGACGCCCGGACCATACCGGTGGGCCCGTGGCCCGACCGGGAGTGCAACGCGGCGTTCGCTGTCCTCGCCGGCCAGCGAGACGTCAGCGAGATTCGAATCACCGAGATTCCGCCTGGCGGCACGACGCGACCTGTGAAATTCGCGCTTGATGAGATCGTCTACGTCGTCGACGGTCGCGGCCTGACGACGATCTGGGCCGGAGATGGCCCGAAAAAGTCGTTCGAGTGGAGCAAGCGGAGCATCTTCGTGATTCCTGGCGGCTGCACGTATCAGCTTTCCAATACCCAGGGACACGAGCCGACGCGCTTGATGCACTACAACTATCTGCCGACCGCGATGCTGCTCCGGCCGGAGGCCGAATTCTACTTCGAGAGCGCGTTTGTTGCGCCGGAGCGTCTCTACAGCGGCGACGCATTTGCCACGGCCAAGGCCATCGAAAGCGACGACGAGCGTGCCCGGTCGCTCGGCCGTCCGGTGTGGTTCGGTAACTTCTTTCCGGACATGGCCGTGTGGGACAAGCTCGATACGTATCAGGAGCGAGGCGCCGGCGGCTTTCACGTGACCATTCGGTTCGCCGGCTCCGCCATCCCGTCCCATATGTCCGTCTTCCCTCCGGGCCGCTACAAGAAGGCGCATTACCATGGCCCGGGCACGGCGATCATCATCCCGGCAGGCGACGGTTATTCGGTCATGTGGCCGTCGACGGGCGGCGAGCGCATCGTGGTCCCATGGCACGAGGCCAGCGTGTTCGTCCCGCCAGCGCGCTGGTACCACCAGCACTTCAACGTGGGCGCGATACCCGCCCGCTATCTCGCCTTCCACGCCCGCCAGACGTCCGGCGGTGACCCGCTCCGCCGAGGTCCGAGCCCCAATATCGAGTACGCGGACGAGGATCCTTGGATCCGCCAGAACTTCGAGCAAGAGCTCGCGAAACGGGGGCTCAGGTCCGAAATGCCTCCCGAGTGCTACAGCGATCCCAACTACCAGTGGTCATACGGCGACGACGGAGACTAA
- a CDS encoding high-potential iron-sulfur protein: MQSVQELKRRAEEGDLWSFSTTDDQCDNCRFYKALKEGIGYCAHKDLDMVVGATWWCKLWAPLVATGRPGQQQGS; this comes from the coding sequence ATGCAGTCAGTCCAGGAACTGAAGCGGCGCGCAGAGGAGGGCGATCTCTGGTCGTTTAGCACGACCGATGATCAGTGCGACAATTGTCGCTTCTACAAGGCGCTGAAAGAAGGTATTGGGTACTGCGCCCACAAGGATCTCGACATGGTCGTCGGCGCCACCTGGTGGTGCAAGCTCTGGGCGCCGCTCGTCGCCACCGGCAGACCGGGACAGCAGCAGGGGAGCTAG
- a CDS encoding LLM class flavin-dependent oxidoreductase yields the protein MEFGVFSESGYRLNPVTAEAYDLDISEIIRADRLGFTEAWIAEPNHVRPNTVTDANLLICRLAAQTRRIRLGTAVRNLPLLHPINVVREANVCDHLTHGRYMFGYGGTRMQTMEQAHQRGLPFGKEETRAIVNEALELILRAWTATEPFDFEGRYWQATRVNVLPRPFQQPHPPIATACSGSAETLEFAGRHGFIPLLGRGNDRAEEIREWADVYLQAAEAAGRTPSRRLFHANHFVYVGENDRRAREDVLAGLSYVLERRKRETAIFLEKHIPPGKTIETVTAADMIESGYYWVGGPDTIAQRIADYFAESGGFGVLLMPSGLPVATPRKCARSMIRFTELVAPRVAHLDPDRQN from the coding sequence ATGGAGTTCGGCGTATTTTCTGAGTCCGGCTACCGATTGAATCCGGTTACGGCCGAAGCCTACGACCTGGACATCAGCGAGATCATCCGGGCCGATCGCCTCGGCTTCACCGAGGCGTGGATCGCGGAGCCGAACCACGTTCGTCCGAACACCGTAACCGACGCCAACCTCCTGATTTGCAGGCTTGCGGCCCAGACGCGCCGCATTCGACTGGGCACCGCCGTCCGCAACCTCCCGCTCCTCCATCCCATCAATGTCGTTCGCGAAGCGAACGTGTGCGACCACCTCACGCACGGACGCTACATGTTCGGCTACGGCGGCACGCGGATGCAGACGATGGAACAAGCCCACCAGCGCGGTCTCCCGTTTGGGAAGGAGGAGACACGGGCGATCGTCAACGAAGCGCTCGAGCTGATCCTCCGGGCCTGGACGGCCACCGAGCCCTTCGACTTCGAGGGGCGCTACTGGCAGGCGACGCGAGTCAACGTCCTCCCGCGGCCGTTCCAGCAACCCCATCCGCCCATCGCGACCGCCTGCTCCGGTTCGGCCGAGACGCTGGAGTTCGCCGGCCGGCACGGCTTCATCCCCCTGCTCGGCCGCGGCAACGATCGGGCGGAGGAGATTCGAGAATGGGCCGACGTGTACTTGCAGGCAGCCGAAGCGGCAGGGCGGACTCCGTCCCGCCGCCTCTTCCACGCCAACCATTTCGTCTACGTCGGCGAGAACGATCGACGGGCGCGCGAAGACGTGTTGGCCGGGCTGAGCTACGTCTTGGAGCGACGCAAGCGCGAGACGGCGATCTTTCTCGAGAAACACATCCCGCCAGGGAAAACGATCGAGACCGTGACCGCGGCCGACATGATCGAGAGCGGCTACTACTGGGTGGGCGGCCCCGACACCATCGCCCAGCGCATCGCCGACTATTTCGCCGAGAGTGGAGGGTTCGGCGTCCTCCTTATGCCGTCGGGGCTACCCGTCGCCACGCCGCGAAAGTGCGCGCGGTCCATGATCCGGTTCACGGAGCTGGTGGCTCCGCGCGTTGCGCACCTGGACCCGGACCGGCAGAACTGA
- a CDS encoding NAD(P)-dependent oxidoreductase, whose amino-acid sequence MSVPSAECVLITGTGVIASYSALLLRERDVPVVMLSPHANAQRLRTVLGERATGCAVEQGDVRDLARLRELLVRYRATRVLHAGGYGGTRVNEVPFEAFDVNVHGFLTVLEAARQVGIRRTVLVSSIFVYRADPPLPLDRPAVESLPYSMPANLYSAYKSAAEIAARAFARHTGISALNIRLAGAYGRGEFSGGGETAWLLQDLVMRALTEPAGTRLQARFRAGERIYARDVADGLIRALFVESPRHDVFNLGSGEIVDPANFAAAVNTAIPGAAIAPVEVGPADTPLVDLTRIRDELGYRPTWPLTRAIPDFVRQLRAEGVGPPAQR is encoded by the coding sequence GTGAGCGTCCCGTCGGCTGAGTGCGTCCTCATCACCGGAACTGGCGTGATCGCGAGCTACAGCGCTCTGCTGCTGCGCGAGCGCGACGTGCCCGTCGTGATGCTCTCGCCGCACGCCAACGCCCAGCGCCTTCGGACAGTTCTGGGCGAACGAGCGACGGGCTGCGCGGTAGAACAGGGCGACGTGCGCGACCTCGCCCGGCTGCGCGAGCTGCTGGTGCGCTATCGCGCAACGCGGGTCCTTCACGCCGGTGGGTATGGCGGAACACGTGTGAACGAAGTCCCATTCGAGGCGTTCGACGTCAACGTCCACGGCTTTCTGACGGTCCTCGAGGCGGCTCGGCAGGTCGGCATCCGGCGGACCGTGTTGGTCAGCTCCATCTTCGTCTATCGAGCCGACCCGCCGCTCCCGCTCGATCGGCCGGCCGTCGAGTCGCTCCCCTACTCCATGCCCGCCAATCTCTACTCGGCGTACAAGTCGGCGGCGGAGATCGCGGCGCGGGCGTTCGCGCGGCACACGGGGATCAGCGCGCTCAACATCCGACTGGCGGGCGCGTACGGACGCGGCGAGTTCAGCGGCGGGGGTGAGACGGCGTGGCTGCTGCAAGACCTCGTGATGCGGGCGCTCACGGAGCCGGCGGGGACCCGGCTGCAAGCCCGCTTTCGGGCCGGCGAGCGCATCTACGCGCGGGACGTTGCTGACGGGCTCATTCGCGCGCTCTTCGTCGAGTCCCCCCGGCACGACGTCTTCAATCTGGGGTCCGGCGAGATCGTCGACCCCGCGAACTTCGCAGCCGCGGTGAACACCGCCATCCCCGGCGCGGCTATTGCACCCGTGGAGGTCGGCCCCGCGGACACGCCGCTGGTCGATCTCACCCGAATTCGCGACGAGCTGGGGTATCGGCCCACCTGGCCGCTGACCCGCGCGATACCGGACTTCGTGCGGCAGCTCCGGGCCGAAGGCGTCGGCCCCCCCGCACAGCGCTGA
- a CDS encoding peptide ABC transporter substrate-binding protein, translated as MGVSIPVRPGRHATPLAVTLTTAALLLGCAAPAGQRPSEASASSTAVAAPAHPTIVNVGLQADREPASPAFFGASGSGSSPLEVFYAFHASLTAYDPAGAVMPVLAQKVPSLQDGDWRVLPEGGMEVTWKLKPGLVWHDGTPLTADDFILGYQLNTDPELASSIPGALDSVSSVRGIDSQTLVVTWKSITVAAGVSGYDGIPAVPTHIFAEQYAAGDKTALSNSPYWSTQFVGLGPYKLTEWSRGSFIEGQAFDRYVGGRPKIDRIVLKFLGDANALVASVLAGDIDIIPLGAQVDVQPVSVVRDAWAPTSGGTTGAVAKGVRMIYLNFRDATLPWVEDVRVRQAMLHALDRDTIVETLEGGLTQRADFIAPLGDPVLEMAANAGLPLYPFDLNRATELMAQAGWTKGPDGVFHNGLGQPFSAAAATSSEGTNPQEAAIVASQLTTAGFQADPAPYAQTASNRNQLAMSFPSMLIKPWNFSISAPGSLRQSQIGTAQNAYGGNNYGGYVNPTYEELYRAYAGELESGRRQQALFKIVKLLDEQLPVLPIFYVPQVYAFRKGLDGPGSTAYLQAASTWNVATWTIR; from the coding sequence GTGGGCGTATCAATACCTGTCCGCCCCGGCCGGCACGCGACGCCACTCGCCGTAACCCTCACCACCGCGGCGCTCCTTCTCGGCTGCGCCGCGCCCGCGGGCCAGCGCCCGTCCGAGGCGTCCGCATCGTCGACTGCGGTCGCAGCGCCCGCGCACCCGACGATTGTGAACGTCGGGTTGCAGGCCGACCGCGAGCCCGCTTCGCCCGCCTTCTTCGGCGCAAGTGGCAGCGGCAGCTCGCCGCTGGAAGTGTTTTACGCGTTCCACGCCTCCCTTACGGCGTACGATCCCGCGGGCGCCGTGATGCCAGTGCTCGCGCAGAAGGTGCCATCGCTCCAAGACGGCGACTGGCGCGTTCTCCCCGAGGGCGGGATGGAAGTAACGTGGAAGCTCAAGCCCGGCCTCGTGTGGCACGACGGCACGCCCCTCACGGCCGACGACTTCATCCTTGGCTACCAGCTCAACACCGATCCCGAGCTTGCTTCCAGCATCCCCGGCGCCCTGGACAGCGTTTCCAGCGTTCGCGGCATCGACAGTCAGACCCTGGTTGTCACCTGGAAGTCAATAACGGTCGCGGCGGGGGTCAGCGGCTACGATGGGATACCCGCGGTTCCGACGCATATCTTTGCCGAACAGTACGCCGCCGGCGACAAGACGGCGCTCTCCAACAGCCCGTACTGGAGCACGCAGTTCGTCGGCCTCGGCCCCTACAAACTTACGGAATGGTCGCGGGGAAGCTTCATTGAAGGACAGGCCTTCGACCGGTACGTCGGCGGCAGACCGAAGATCGATCGCATCGTTCTGAAATTCCTCGGCGACGCCAATGCGCTTGTGGCCAGCGTACTGGCCGGCGACATCGACATCATCCCGCTTGGCGCCCAGGTGGACGTTCAGCCAGTGAGCGTGGTGCGCGATGCGTGGGCTCCCACCAGCGGCGGCACGACGGGCGCCGTGGCGAAGGGCGTTCGCATGATCTATCTCAACTTCCGCGATGCGACGCTCCCCTGGGTCGAGGACGTTCGGGTCCGCCAGGCGATGCTGCACGCGCTGGATCGGGACACCATCGTCGAGACTCTGGAGGGCGGCCTCACCCAGCGCGCAGACTTCATCGCCCCGCTGGGCGACCCGGTGCTCGAGATGGCAGCGAACGCGGGCCTTCCGCTCTATCCGTTCGATCTGAATCGGGCTACCGAGCTGATGGCTCAGGCGGGCTGGACCAAAGGGCCGGACGGCGTGTTCCACAATGGCTTGGGCCAGCCGTTCTCCGCCGCCGCCGCGACCAGCAGCGAGGGCACGAACCCGCAGGAAGCGGCGATCGTCGCCTCGCAGCTCACCACGGCCGGATTTCAGGCCGACCCCGCGCCGTACGCGCAGACCGCGTCCAATCGAAACCAGCTTGCGATGTCCTTTCCGAGTATGCTGATCAAGCCGTGGAACTTCTCGATCTCGGCGCCAGGTTCGCTTCGGCAATCCCAGATCGGCACCGCGCAAAACGCGTATGGCGGCAATAACTATGGCGGTTACGTGAACCCGACGTATGAGGAGCTGTACCGAGCCTATGCTGGCGAGCTGGAGTCAGGCCGACGCCAACAAGCACTGTTCAAGATCGTGAAGCTGCTTGATGAGCAGCTTCCGGTCCTGCCAATCTTCTACGTACCCCAGGTGTACGCGTTCCGGAAGGGTCTCGACGGGCCTGGAAGCACCGCGTATCTCCAGGCTGCGAGCACGTGGAACGTTGCCACGTGGACCATTCGCTAA